Proteins found in one Salminus brasiliensis chromosome 13, fSalBra1.hap2, whole genome shotgun sequence genomic segment:
- the nr2f2 gene encoding COUP transcription factor 2 isoform X3, which translates to MPPTQPHHGQFALTNGDPLHCHSYLSGYISLLLRAEPYPTSRYGSQCMQPNNIMGIENICELAARMLFSAVEWARNIPFFPDLQITDQVALLRLTWSELFVLNAAQCSMPLHVAPLLAAAGLHASPMSADRVVAFMDHIRIFQEQVEKLKALHVDSAEYSCLKAIVLFTTDACGLSDVAHVESLQEKSQCALEEYVRSQYPNQPTRFGKLLLRLPSLRTVSSSVIEQLFFVRLVGKTPIETLIRDMLLSGSSFNWPYMSIQ; encoded by the exons ATGCCACCCACGCAGCCCCACCACGGCCAGTTCGCCCTGACCAACGGGGACCCGCTGCACTGCCATTCCTACTTGTCCGGATATATCTCCCTGCTGCTGCGAGCGGAGCCCTACCCAACGTCCCGCTACGGCAGCCAATGCATGCAGCCCAACAACATAATGGGCATCGAGAACATTTGCGAACTGGCGGCGCGGATGCTGTTCAGCGCCGTGGAGTGGGCCAGGAATATCCCCTTCTTCCCCGACCTGCAGATCACAGACCAGGTGGCCCTGCTGCGGCTCACCTGGAGCGAGCTGTTCGTGCTGAACGCGGCGCAGTGCTCCATGCCTCTGCACGTGGCCCCGCTCCTGGCCGCCGCCGGCCTCCACGCCTCCCCCATGTCAGCGGACAGAGTCGTGGCCTTTATGGACCACATTAGGATCTTCCAGGAGCAAGTGGAAAAGCTGAAAGCGTTGCACGTTGACTCTGCCGAGTACAGCTGCTTGAAAGCCATCGTGCTGTTCACCACGG ATGCTTGTGGTTTGTCAGACGTGGCCCATGTCGAAAGTTTGCAAGAGAAGTCCCAATGTGCACTGGAGGAGTACGTTCGGAGCCAGTACCCCAACCAACCCACCCGATTTGGGAAGTTATTACTACGCTTGCCTTCTCTTCGCACAGTGTCCTCTTCGGTAATAGAGCAATTATTTTTCGTCCGATTGGTAGGTAAAACCCCAATTGAAACCCTCATCCGGGATATGTTGCTTTCGGGGAGCAGTTTTAACTGGCCTTACATGTCGATTCAATAA
- the nr2f2 gene encoding COUP transcription factor 2 isoform X1 gives MAMVVWRGSQDDVAETQGALSSQAQGGLSLAAPQPGQLNLAASQVAPPTPQTPVQPGGPNANAQSTPSNPTSQSQSDKQQQQHIECVVCGDKSSGKHYGQFTCEGCKSFFKRSVRRNLTYTCRANRNCPIDQHHRNQCQYCRLKKCLKVGMRREVSLFTAAVQRGRMPPTQPHHGQFALTNGDPLHCHSYLSGYISLLLRAEPYPTSRYGSQCMQPNNIMGIENICELAARMLFSAVEWARNIPFFPDLQITDQVALLRLTWSELFVLNAAQCSMPLHVAPLLAAAGLHASPMSADRVVAFMDHIRIFQEQVEKLKALHVDSAEYSCLKAIVLFTTDACGLSDVAHVESLQEKSQCALEEYVRSQYPNQPTRFGKLLLRLPSLRTVSSSVIEQLFFVRLVGKTPIETLIRDMLLSGSSFNWPYMSIQ, from the exons ATGGCAATGGTAGTGTGGCGAGGCTCCCAGGACGATGTGGCTGAGACGCAGGGCGCGCTCTCGTCGCAAGCCCAAGGAGGACTGTCCCTGGCCGCGCCGCAGCCCGGCCAGCTGAACCTCGCCGCTTCGCAGGTGGCCCCGCCGACCCCGCAGACGCCCGTGCAGCCGGGCGGCCCCAACGCCAACGCGCAGTCTACGCCGTCCAACCCCACGTCGCAGAGCCAGTCGgacaagcagcagcagcagcacatcgAATGCGTGGTGTGCGGCGACAAGTCCAGCGGCAAGCACTACGGCCAGTTCACGTGCGAGGGCTGCAAGAGCTTCTTCAAGCGCAGCGTGCGCAGAAACCTCACGTACACGTGCCGCGCCAACAGGAATTGCCCCATCGACCAGCACCACCGCAATCAGTGCCAGTACTGCCGCCTCAAAAAATGCCTCAAAGTTGGCATGAGACGGGAAG TCTCTCTTTTCACTGCAGCCGTCCAGAGGGGAAGGATGCCACCCACGCAGCCCCACCACGGCCAGTTCGCCCTGACCAACGGGGACCCGCTGCACTGCCATTCCTACTTGTCCGGATATATCTCCCTGCTGCTGCGAGCGGAGCCCTACCCAACGTCCCGCTACGGCAGCCAATGCATGCAGCCCAACAACATAATGGGCATCGAGAACATTTGCGAACTGGCGGCGCGGATGCTGTTCAGCGCCGTGGAGTGGGCCAGGAATATCCCCTTCTTCCCCGACCTGCAGATCACAGACCAGGTGGCCCTGCTGCGGCTCACCTGGAGCGAGCTGTTCGTGCTGAACGCGGCGCAGTGCTCCATGCCTCTGCACGTGGCCCCGCTCCTGGCCGCCGCCGGCCTCCACGCCTCCCCCATGTCAGCGGACAGAGTCGTGGCCTTTATGGACCACATTAGGATCTTCCAGGAGCAAGTGGAAAAGCTGAAAGCGTTGCACGTTGACTCTGCCGAGTACAGCTGCTTGAAAGCCATCGTGCTGTTCACCACGG ATGCTTGTGGTTTGTCAGACGTGGCCCATGTCGAAAGTTTGCAAGAGAAGTCCCAATGTGCACTGGAGGAGTACGTTCGGAGCCAGTACCCCAACCAACCCACCCGATTTGGGAAGTTATTACTACGCTTGCCTTCTCTTCGCACAGTGTCCTCTTCGGTAATAGAGCAATTATTTTTCGTCCGATTGGTAGGTAAAACCCCAATTGAAACCCTCATCCGGGATATGTTGCTTTCGGGGAGCAGTTTTAACTGGCCTTACATGTCGATTCAATAA
- the nr2f2 gene encoding COUP transcription factor 2 isoform X2, which translates to MAMVVWRGSQDDVAETQGALSSQAQGGLSLAAPQPGQLNLAASQVAPPTPQTPVQPGGPNANAQSTPSNPTSQSQSDKQQQQHIECVVCGDKSSGKHYGQFTCEGCKSFFKRSVRRNLTYTCRANRNCPIDQHHRNQCQYCRLKKCLKVGMRREAVQRGRMPPTQPHHGQFALTNGDPLHCHSYLSGYISLLLRAEPYPTSRYGSQCMQPNNIMGIENICELAARMLFSAVEWARNIPFFPDLQITDQVALLRLTWSELFVLNAAQCSMPLHVAPLLAAAGLHASPMSADRVVAFMDHIRIFQEQVEKLKALHVDSAEYSCLKAIVLFTTDACGLSDVAHVESLQEKSQCALEEYVRSQYPNQPTRFGKLLLRLPSLRTVSSSVIEQLFFVRLVGKTPIETLIRDMLLSGSSFNWPYMSIQ; encoded by the exons ATGGCAATGGTAGTGTGGCGAGGCTCCCAGGACGATGTGGCTGAGACGCAGGGCGCGCTCTCGTCGCAAGCCCAAGGAGGACTGTCCCTGGCCGCGCCGCAGCCCGGCCAGCTGAACCTCGCCGCTTCGCAGGTGGCCCCGCCGACCCCGCAGACGCCCGTGCAGCCGGGCGGCCCCAACGCCAACGCGCAGTCTACGCCGTCCAACCCCACGTCGCAGAGCCAGTCGgacaagcagcagcagcagcacatcgAATGCGTGGTGTGCGGCGACAAGTCCAGCGGCAAGCACTACGGCCAGTTCACGTGCGAGGGCTGCAAGAGCTTCTTCAAGCGCAGCGTGCGCAGAAACCTCACGTACACGTGCCGCGCCAACAGGAATTGCCCCATCGACCAGCACCACCGCAATCAGTGCCAGTACTGCCGCCTCAAAAAATGCCTCAAAGTTGGCATGAGACGGGAAG CCGTCCAGAGGGGAAGGATGCCACCCACGCAGCCCCACCACGGCCAGTTCGCCCTGACCAACGGGGACCCGCTGCACTGCCATTCCTACTTGTCCGGATATATCTCCCTGCTGCTGCGAGCGGAGCCCTACCCAACGTCCCGCTACGGCAGCCAATGCATGCAGCCCAACAACATAATGGGCATCGAGAACATTTGCGAACTGGCGGCGCGGATGCTGTTCAGCGCCGTGGAGTGGGCCAGGAATATCCCCTTCTTCCCCGACCTGCAGATCACAGACCAGGTGGCCCTGCTGCGGCTCACCTGGAGCGAGCTGTTCGTGCTGAACGCGGCGCAGTGCTCCATGCCTCTGCACGTGGCCCCGCTCCTGGCCGCCGCCGGCCTCCACGCCTCCCCCATGTCAGCGGACAGAGTCGTGGCCTTTATGGACCACATTAGGATCTTCCAGGAGCAAGTGGAAAAGCTGAAAGCGTTGCACGTTGACTCTGCCGAGTACAGCTGCTTGAAAGCCATCGTGCTGTTCACCACGG ATGCTTGTGGTTTGTCAGACGTGGCCCATGTCGAAAGTTTGCAAGAGAAGTCCCAATGTGCACTGGAGGAGTACGTTCGGAGCCAGTACCCCAACCAACCCACCCGATTTGGGAAGTTATTACTACGCTTGCCTTCTCTTCGCACAGTGTCCTCTTCGGTAATAGAGCAATTATTTTTCGTCCGATTGGTAGGTAAAACCCCAATTGAAACCCTCATCCGGGATATGTTGCTTTCGGGGAGCAGTTTTAACTGGCCTTACATGTCGATTCAATAA